In the Verrucomicrobiia bacterium genome, one interval contains:
- a CDS encoding dihydrofolate reductase family protein, whose translation MGKITLSMMVTLDGYVADPNNELDWVTWEEAMDHDATKLMESVDAMLVGYGAYKDMVSYWPAALTKANSEGERVFAEHINEKPKIILSQTEEELLWKNEELVVVTDLVKQISELREQKGNLVLYGGVGIAQAFVENGLIDEYHLFVSPVAIGSGKPLFNNLKQPLALHKTEAKVYESGALLLRYQTKNLEA comes from the coding sequence GTAACCCTCGACGGCTATGTTGCCGATCCTAACAACGAGCTCGACTGGGTGACCTGGGAAGAAGCAATGGACCACGACGCCACCAAGCTTATGGAGTCGGTAGATGCCATGCTGGTTGGCTACGGCGCCTACAAAGATATGGTCTCGTACTGGCCAGCCGCCCTTACCAAAGCCAACAGCGAGGGCGAGCGAGTTTTTGCCGAGCACATCAATGAAAAACCTAAAATCATCCTGTCGCAAACCGAAGAAGAGCTACTGTGGAAGAATGAAGAGCTAGTTGTTGTAACGGATCTCGTGAAACAAATCTCTGAGCTGCGCGAACAAAAGGGGAATTTAGTATTGTATGGCGGCGTAGGTATCGCGCAGGCATTCGTAGAAAATGGCCTGATCGATGAATATCATCTGTTCGTGAGCCCCGTCGCGATCGGCAGCGGCAAACCGCTCTTCAACAACCTCAAGCAACCTCTGGCACTTCATAAAACAGAAGCCAAGGTCTACGAATCTGGTGCACTGCTGCTGCGCTATCAGACAAAGAATCTTGAAGCATAA
- a CDS encoding NUDIX domain-containing protein, producing the protein MREFKTTYWGADQSTAVRFEVVATSPPQELISAAFVFALNQNQEVIIAKSQRGWGLPGGHREGDETAEACVRREALEEAAVALRSLKLIGQWVAKKKFDSPLNQKYPPLAYQLLYIADIDAMLPFTPDFETTERTLIPLAQLADYHNNHQDLDDIFEYVIDEHCRI; encoded by the coding sequence ATGCGAGAATTTAAAACCACCTACTGGGGGGCCGATCAATCAACCGCCGTCAGGTTCGAAGTTGTCGCTACTTCCCCGCCGCAAGAGCTTATAAGTGCTGCTTTTGTTTTTGCCCTAAACCAGAATCAAGAAGTTATCATTGCTAAATCCCAGCGTGGCTGGGGATTACCAGGCGGGCATCGCGAAGGTGACGAAACGGCAGAGGCCTGCGTTCGCCGCGAAGCGCTTGAAGAGGCCGCTGTTGCACTTCGTAGCCTAAAACTGATTGGGCAGTGGGTAGCGAAGAAAAAGTTTGACTCACCACTGAATCAAAAATATCCGCCACTCGCCTACCAACTTTTGTATATCGCCGATATTGATGCCATGCTGCCTTTTACCCCTGATTTTGAAACCACCGAGCGAACACTCATACCGCTCGCGCAACTGGCTGATTATCACAACAACCACCAGGATCTTGATGATATTTTTGAGTATGTTATTGATGAGCACTGCCGTATTTGA
- a CDS encoding class I SAM-dependent methyltransferase, whose protein sequence is MHSSTNQHWSQVYKQERDFQLISSQEIDSFLKYELPDAPKTGLDLGCGTGQLTRELYHRGYSLIGVDASEEAVQRAARLTNVSSQRLTYLQADLERDDLKQQLAALAPFGLVTCKLVYAFIKDKPAFLEKLKQMLHPQGLFVVITPLLEDVEDHKKVIAVSSDDLQLLEIYFQQVAMDRVKGLTYFVGRPKLAAVSHTK, encoded by the coding sequence ATGCACTCATCAACAAATCAGCATTGGAGCCAGGTATACAAGCAAGAGCGAGACTTTCAGCTCATTTCTTCCCAGGAGATAGATAGCTTCTTGAAATACGAGCTACCCGATGCGCCAAAAACCGGCCTTGACCTTGGCTGTGGTACGGGACAGCTTACCCGTGAGCTGTATCATCGTGGCTATAGTTTGATTGGTGTTGATGCCTCTGAGGAAGCCGTGCAGCGCGCTGCGAGGCTCACCAATGTTTCGAGTCAACGCCTAACTTACCTTCAGGCGGATCTTGAGCGGGATGATTTAAAACAACAGCTCGCAGCTCTAGCCCCTTTCGGGCTGGTAACGTGCAAATTAGTCTATGCATTTATTAAGGACAAGCCAGCGTTTCTTGAGAAGCTGAAGCAAATGCTACATCCACAAGGTTTGTTCGTAGTAATCACTCCACTCCTTGAAGATGTCGAAGACCATAAAAAGGTCATCGCTGTAAGTAGCGATGACCTTCAGCTACTTGAGATTTATTTTCAACAGGTGGCGATGGATAGAGTAAAAGGATTGACCTATTTCGTCGGGCGGCCTAAGCTCGCTGCCGTAAGCCATACCAAATAA
- a CDS encoding MarR family transcriptional regulator gives MTPDSQPKSVHLIEQFALTVFTANDLLMQNGDRLTKDLGQSSARWQVLGRVYHQPQTVAGIARTMGHARQSVQRIADALAADGLVIFKDNPADRRTKLLQVTPEGERILQQIALRNAAWAEAVITKLDLRQLEEVVTGLTSIAEVMAANLYISTMSDQLKNKEERHAR, from the coding sequence ATGACCCCAGACTCACAACCCAAATCAGTGCACCTTATCGAACAATTCGCCCTCACCGTCTTTACGGCGAACGACTTACTCATGCAAAATGGCGATCGACTTACAAAAGACTTGGGGCAGAGCAGTGCTCGATGGCAGGTGCTGGGCCGCGTGTATCATCAGCCGCAAACAGTCGCCGGCATCGCCCGAACCATGGGTCACGCTCGACAAAGCGTGCAGCGAATCGCCGATGCGCTCGCTGCGGATGGACTGGTGATTTTTAAAGACAACCCGGCTGATCGTCGCACGAAACTGCTCCAGGTTACGCCTGAAGGCGAGCGCATTTTGCAGCAAATCGCGCTGCGTAATGCAGCGTGGGCCGAAGCAGTCATTACTAAACTCGACCTGCGTCAACTCGAAGAGGTAGTCACCGGGCTCACCTCGATTGCCGAAGTCATGGCCGCAAATTTGTATATTTCTACGATGAGTGATCAATTAAAGAACAAGGAGGAGCGTCATGCTCGATAA
- a CDS encoding MFS transporter, with the protein MFRQIQFKSLIYIQQFLGDCMPIYPLYALMFAQQGGLDNTAISYLFIIWVLIAMVAEVPTGIIADRMSRKQALMYSYLLQAAAFLVWLAVPSFGGYAAGFVLWGIGYAFSSGTFQAYLYEELKAQGDKILFNKVFARSQSLKLAGMMLAYATAPLLGATNYTLLLWLSAGISFITLGVTFLLPYKSKRVKHASQPVEPFFQTLSQATKDIKHNKQALIYVIALGILTGIIGTMEEYTPLFYSNIGVPIDAIPLWLAAGLVLSSLVGWFAHRLSGLRFVTVALFVVGASAVLFAGTTYQLIGPVAMLIFMRIIMLAQTLFGASMQHVIQDNRRATIGSLASFSGQVVSLGIFGVAIILFNNFSQTTTYQILAVGFVALGLLLVVMGGTRHLRVTPPRDGEALPLPGPQLKP; encoded by the coding sequence ATGTTCCGACAAATACAATTTAAAAGTCTCATCTATATCCAGCAATTTCTTGGCGACTGTATGCCAATCTACCCACTTTACGCGCTGATGTTTGCCCAGCAGGGTGGCTTGGATAATACGGCGATTAGCTATTTGTTTATTATTTGGGTACTCATCGCCATGGTCGCCGAGGTACCAACTGGTATTATAGCCGACAGAATGTCACGCAAACAGGCGCTTATGTATAGCTATTTGCTGCAGGCGGCGGCTTTTCTTGTGTGGCTTGCCGTGCCTTCGTTTGGTGGGTATGCAGCCGGATTTGTGCTGTGGGGGATTGGGTATGCGTTTTCTTCTGGCACATTTCAGGCGTATTTATACGAAGAATTAAAGGCGCAAGGCGACAAAATCTTATTTAATAAAGTGTTTGCCCGCAGTCAAAGCTTGAAACTAGCCGGAATGATGCTGGCTTACGCGACTGCGCCACTGCTAGGAGCCACTAATTATACTCTTTTACTTTGGCTCAGCGCTGGAATTTCTTTCATTACTCTCGGTGTAACCTTTCTTTTGCCCTACAAGAGCAAACGGGTCAAGCATGCATCGCAGCCAGTGGAGCCGTTTTTTCAAACACTCAGTCAGGCCACTAAAGACATTAAGCATAACAAGCAGGCGCTCATTTATGTTATTGCGCTCGGTATTCTTACCGGCATCATTGGCACGATGGAAGAATATACGCCGCTTTTTTATAGCAATATCGGCGTTCCAATTGACGCTATCCCGTTATGGCTGGCGGCCGGCTTGGTATTATCGAGCTTGGTGGGCTGGTTTGCTCATCGACTTTCAGGGCTTCGTTTTGTAACCGTTGCATTGTTTGTGGTTGGTGCCAGTGCCGTGCTATTCGCCGGAACCACTTATCAGCTAATTGGGCCAGTTGCCATGCTGATTTTTATGAGAATCATCATGCTGGCTCAAACACTCTTTGGCGCATCGATGCAGCATGTTATTCAGGATAACCGCCGGGCGACTATTGGATCTTTGGCCTCTTTTAGTGGTCAGGTAGTATCATTAGGCATCTTTGGTGTTGCGATCATCTTATTTAACAACTTCAGCCAAACGACAACTTACCAAATTTTAGCCGTCGGTTTTGTTGCCCTAGGATTGCTACTGGTAGTCATGGGCGGCACGAGGCATTTGCGAGTCACTCCGCCTCGAGACGGCGAAGCTCTGCCGCTACCCGGACCTCAACTGAAGCCATAG
- a CDS encoding DUF1905 domain-containing protein: MLDKTFTATIEGGGSKGAWSYVAWPEAKNFFGTGKSVKVVAQIEGHEFQATFMPLGGGVAMLPLRAPIMEAAGKQLGDTVTVRLKQRL; this comes from the coding sequence ATGCTCGATAAAACATTTACCGCCACCATTGAAGGCGGAGGCAGTAAAGGCGCCTGGAGCTACGTTGCCTGGCCAGAAGCCAAGAACTTTTTTGGCACCGGAAAGTCGGTGAAAGTAGTTGCCCAGATCGAAGGCCATGAATTTCAAGCAACATTCATGCCGCTCGGCGGTGGCGTTGCCATGCTGCCACTACGCGCGCCCATTATGGAGGCAGCCGGTAAACAACTGGGCGATACTGTTACTGTCCGTTTAAAGCAACGTTTGTAA
- a CDS encoding MFS transporter: MKSSNNTTTKQGPTPRFTNQQRMILLLLLGAGFMLSVDFSILNVALPQVGAGVGMELAQLPWVVSAFALPAAGFTLLFGRLADLLGRRKLFLAAMALLIVASLLGGFATNPEMLLAARVLQGLATAMAIPASMSLLTTTFPEGPLRARALGFNGALLSGGFTVGALVGGTLVSLLSWQAAFFINIPIALIILCFTPFLLNESKHPHHVKLDVPGAITVTGGLLALVYAIIEKQLLIGAVGVLLLVAFWLIELRSAAPLASVRILKRPTVKWGNFAGLIIFVMEPAMIFLVTLYLQNILHMSPLATGLIFGIPGLASVVAGVIAGRFISRFGSRKVLTIGLVVQALATLPLVLLGADAALALAILIPALFIGFFGHVSAIVAFTVTATAELPNEEQGLATGLVSMTQQVALTIGVPLLGAVAATQSVELAGVHLALAVNVAVTLVGTALIWYGLRQRA, translated from the coding sequence ATGAAAAGTTCAAACAATACCACCACGAAGCAAGGCCCCACGCCGCGTTTCACCAATCAGCAGCGCATGATTCTGCTTCTTCTACTAGGAGCTGGTTTTATGCTGTCGGTTGATTTTTCAATATTAAATGTTGCACTGCCTCAAGTAGGAGCGGGGGTGGGCATGGAACTGGCTCAGCTGCCGTGGGTTGTCTCTGCCTTTGCTTTACCGGCAGCTGGCTTTACGCTGCTCTTTGGTAGGCTGGCTGATTTGCTGGGGCGCCGCAAATTATTCCTAGCAGCGATGGCCCTGCTGATTGTCGCCTCACTGCTTGGCGGCTTTGCAACTAACCCCGAAATGCTGCTGGCTGCCCGAGTCCTCCAAGGCTTGGCTACCGCTATGGCTATTCCGGCCTCGATGTCACTGTTAACTACCACTTTTCCAGAAGGGCCGCTCCGCGCCCGAGCGCTTGGCTTTAATGGAGCGCTGCTTTCGGGTGGGTTTACGGTTGGCGCACTGGTTGGCGGCACGCTGGTGAGCCTGTTGAGCTGGCAGGCCGCCTTCTTTATAAACATACCGATCGCGCTCATTATTTTGTGCTTCACACCGTTTTTACTCAACGAAAGTAAGCACCCGCATCATGTGAAGCTCGATGTGCCGGGCGCCATAACAGTAACGGGCGGTTTGTTAGCCTTAGTGTATGCGATTATTGAAAAGCAGCTTCTGATTGGCGCCGTTGGCGTACTGCTGCTGGTTGCGTTTTGGCTGATTGAGCTCCGCTCGGCCGCACCGCTCGCTTCGGTACGAATTTTAAAGCGTCCAACCGTCAAATGGGGTAATTTTGCCGGGCTGATTATCTTTGTTATGGAACCGGCTATGATTTTCTTGGTGACACTTTACTTACAAAATATTTTGCACATGTCGCCGCTGGCTACCGGCTTGATCTTTGGTATCCCGGGCCTTGCCTCGGTGGTAGCGGGTGTGATTGCTGGCCGTTTCATTAGCCGCTTCGGTAGCCGCAAGGTTTTGACGATTGGGCTGGTCGTGCAGGCGCTTGCAACTCTGCCCTTAGTCCTGCTCGGTGCCGATGCAGCGCTCGCACTCGCAATTTTAATTCCAGCGTTGTTCATCGGCTTCTTTGGCCACGTTAGCGCTATTGTTGCCTTCACGGTTACCGCAACTGCTGAACTGCCAAACGAAGAACAAGGTTTAGCCACCGGCTTGGTGTCGATGACCCAGCAAGTCGCCCTCACGATTGGCGTTCCGCTGCTAGGTGCAGTCGCCGCCACCCAAAGCGTAGAACTCGCCGGCGTTCACTTAGCTCTGGCGGTAAACGTTGCGGTCACGCTGGTTGGCACCGCCCTTATTTGGTATGGCTTACGGCAGCGAGCTTAG
- a CDS encoding SRPBCC family protein: protein MQDVITREITLKAPKERVYSAITDPEQITAWFPDKVEGTLEVGQKPTFHFGEYKTQLYIEAAKPHDYFAYRWVPGGGGMVEDILQAPNTLVEFFIEEQENGTKVTLKESGFAALPADIAKASFSDNSNGWDHMMSRLEKVISEE from the coding sequence ATGCAAGATGTTATTACTCGAGAAATCACCCTTAAAGCACCAAAAGAACGGGTGTATAGTGCTATAACTGATCCTGAACAGATCACGGCTTGGTTTCCCGATAAAGTAGAAGGAACCCTCGAAGTAGGTCAAAAGCCAACTTTTCACTTTGGCGAATATAAAACGCAACTTTATATTGAAGCTGCGAAACCGCACGATTATTTTGCCTACCGCTGGGTGCCCGGAGGTGGCGGCATGGTGGAGGATATTTTACAGGCACCAAACACATTGGTGGAATTCTTTATTGAAGAGCAAGAAAACGGCACCAAAGTAACACTCAAAGAATCAGGCTTTGCGGCGCTCCCGGCCGACATAGCCAAAGCCAGCTTCAGCGATAACTCTAACGGCTGGGATCATATGATGAGCCGGCTCGAGAAAGTAATCAGCGAAGAATAG
- a CDS encoding excinuclease ABC subunit UvrA encodes MKNIRKNTIRIVGARENNLKNVSLEIPKHQITVFTGVSGSGKSSLVFDTIAAESQRQLNETYSSFIRHRLAHYGQPDADLLENLSVAMVVDQKRIGNNARSTVGTVTDIYTFLRLLFSRVGQPFVGYSNVFSFNDPEGMCAHCQGLGTEQTVDVDRLIDKSKSLNEGAIQFPTFQPGGYRWKRYVHSGLFDNDKKLGDYTEDEWDTLLNKTDVKITNPHPEYPSTHRYRGILVRFKEDFFSKDSRELKTHAAIKQVVVKGVCPVCHGARLKPEVLSCKINGKNIADCAAMQITDLQAFLAGVTDAKARTVIQEISERLENLIEIGLGYLSLDRHTGTLSGGESQRIKMVKHLGSSLSDLTYIFDEPSIGLHPSNVHKLNALLRQLRDKGNTVLVVEHDPDVINIADHIVDMGPGAGTHGGEVVFEGSLHDFQASETLTARFLRRQLAIKQTPRKPNGFLSIKNANLHNLQNVSVEIPKQVLTVVTGVAGSGKSSLIHGVLAAQHPEAITIDQSAIHASKRSTPASFVGILDSIRGLLAAANQVESSLFSFNSEGACPECKGLGVTSTDLAFMDPIVTVCELCKGKRFTDRTLSYSLRGKNIYDILQLSVDEAAVFFSEPDIHQVLAQMQEVGIGYLKLGQPLDTLSGGERQRIKLALHLKNRGNIYILDEPTTGLHMSDVKRVIGIMNRLVDNGSTVIVIEHNLDVVAQADWVIDMGPGAGHDGGKIVFEGTPEEMKRSSQSVTGKYL; translated from the coding sequence ATGAAGAATATCCGTAAAAATACCATCCGCATTGTCGGCGCCCGCGAGAATAACCTAAAAAACGTCTCGCTCGAAATACCAAAACATCAAATAACGGTATTTACGGGCGTTTCGGGTTCGGGAAAATCGTCGTTGGTGTTTGATACTATCGCTGCCGAATCGCAGCGTCAACTCAACGAAACCTACTCGAGCTTTATTCGTCATCGCTTGGCACACTATGGCCAGCCTGATGCTGATTTGCTTGAAAACTTATCGGTGGCGATGGTGGTTGACCAAAAACGGATTGGCAATAATGCTCGTTCAACTGTTGGCACGGTAACAGATATTTATACTTTCTTACGCCTGCTGTTCTCGCGTGTTGGCCAGCCGTTTGTTGGGTATTCAAATGTTTTCTCGTTTAACGACCCAGAAGGCATGTGCGCGCATTGCCAGGGTTTGGGAACGGAGCAAACGGTTGATGTTGATCGTTTAATCGACAAATCGAAATCGTTAAACGAAGGGGCGATCCAGTTCCCTACTTTCCAGCCGGGTGGCTACCGCTGGAAGCGCTATGTGCATTCTGGTCTATTTGATAACGATAAAAAACTAGGCGACTACACTGAAGACGAGTGGGATACGCTGCTTAATAAAACCGATGTCAAGATTACCAATCCACACCCCGAGTATCCTTCGACGCACCGCTACCGAGGCATTTTGGTCCGATTTAAAGAAGACTTTTTCTCAAAAGACAGCCGCGAGCTCAAAACGCACGCCGCCATCAAGCAGGTGGTGGTAAAAGGTGTTTGCCCGGTGTGTCATGGTGCCCGGCTGAAGCCTGAGGTTTTAAGCTGTAAAATAAATGGCAAAAATATCGCCGACTGCGCGGCTATGCAAATAACAGATTTACAGGCCTTTTTAGCAGGTGTAACCGACGCCAAAGCCCGAACCGTCATTCAGGAGATAAGCGAACGGCTGGAAAATCTAATTGAAATTGGCCTAGGTTACTTAAGCCTAGACCGCCACACCGGCACGCTTTCGGGTGGTGAGTCGCAGCGCATTAAAATGGTCAAACATCTGGGCAGCAGCTTGAGCGACCTGACGTATATTTTTGATGAACCGAGTATTGGTTTGCACCCAAGTAATGTACACAAGCTCAATGCTCTGCTTCGCCAGCTGCGCGATAAAGGCAATACTGTACTGGTCGTTGAACACGATCCGGACGTAATCAACATTGCCGATCACATTGTCGATATGGGGCCAGGCGCTGGCACGCACGGTGGCGAAGTTGTGTTTGAAGGTAGCCTACACGACTTTCAGGCATCGGAAACACTCACGGCTCGGTTTTTGCGGCGCCAGTTGGCGATTAAGCAAACCCCCAGAAAACCAAACGGCTTTTTATCTATCAAAAATGCTAATCTGCACAACCTACAGAACGTGAGCGTGGAAATACCAAAGCAGGTGCTAACAGTGGTGACTGGGGTGGCCGGTTCGGGTAAAAGCTCGCTGATACACGGGGTGTTGGCGGCGCAGCACCCAGAGGCTATCACTATTGATCAAAGCGCCATTCATGCCTCAAAACGTTCAACCCCGGCTTCATTTGTGGGCATTCTTGACTCCATTCGTGGGTTACTGGCAGCGGCAAATCAGGTTGAGTCATCGTTGTTTAGTTTTAATTCTGAAGGCGCCTGCCCAGAATGCAAAGGCTTAGGTGTAACCTCTACCGACCTAGCCTTTATGGATCCGATCGTCACCGTTTGTGAGCTCTGTAAAGGTAAGCGATTTACCGACCGCACCCTTAGCTACTCGCTTCGAGGCAAAAACATTTATGACATTTTGCAGCTGAGTGTTGACGAGGCGGCGGTATTCTTTAGCGAACCCGATATTCACCAAGTGCTGGCCCAGATGCAAGAAGTGGGCATCGGCTATCTAAAATTGGGCCAGCCGCTCGATACGTTATCTGGTGGTGAACGGCAACGTATCAAGCTGGCGCTACATTTAAAAAACCGCGGCAATATATATATTCTGGACGAACCAACGACCGGGCTACATATGTCGGATGTTAAGCGGGTGATCGGCATCATGAACCGTTTGGTTGATAATGGCAGCACAGTTATTGTGATCGAACACAACCTCGATGTCGTAGCACAGGCCGACTGGGTAATCGATATGGGCCCGGGCGCTGGTCACGATGGCGGGAAGATTGTATTTGAAGGCACACCCGAAGAAATGAAACGCAGCAGCCAATCCGTCACTGGCAAATACCTCTAA
- a CDS encoding helix-turn-helix domain-containing protein, with translation MAPAELFRALGDPTRLEMVQRLASGVRHTITTISQDLPISRQGARKHLQILADAKIISLKPRGRDVDIQLEPATLDQAKAFIAELERRWDERLEALRRLVDDEPESSLPSRQKS, from the coding sequence GTGGCTCCGGCAGAGCTATTTCGCGCCCTGGGTGACCCAACGCGCCTGGAAATGGTGCAGCGTCTGGCATCTGGGGTGCGCCATACCATCACCACTATTTCGCAGGACTTGCCGATTAGCCGCCAAGGTGCCCGGAAGCATCTTCAGATTCTTGCTGATGCCAAGATCATTAGTTTGAAGCCTCGGGGCCGAGACGTGGATATTCAACTGGAACCGGCCACGCTCGACCAAGCCAAGGCTTTTATAGCCGAACTGGAACGTCGTTGGGACGAACGACTCGAAGCACTTCGCCGCCTTGTCGATGACGAGCCAGAATCCAGCCTACCTTCTCGCCAGAAGTCTTGA
- a CDS encoding DUF1697 domain-containing protein: MKVILDKHRGEEMRATSYIALLRGINVGGKNKVPMAALRQYLEELGYQNVKTLIASGNVVFTSDKQPDQLTKEIEAMLPTKFALDSSLIKVLILTKDQLSQIIAQAPKDFGIAPDKYRYYVFFLMGVSVDSAMEAFELREDIDQIWSGGQAIYTQQLLAKLTQSRINKIASTPVYQSMTIRGWNTVTRLLEL, translated from the coding sequence ATGAAAGTAATTCTAGATAAACATCGAGGAGAAGAAATGCGCGCCACTTCCTACATTGCATTGCTGCGTGGCATAAACGTTGGTGGTAAAAACAAAGTGCCTATGGCGGCGCTCAGGCAATATCTTGAAGAGCTTGGGTATCAAAATGTTAAGACTTTGATTGCCAGCGGTAACGTCGTTTTTACTTCTGATAAACAACCCGACCAGCTTACCAAAGAGATCGAAGCGATGTTACCCACTAAATTTGCGCTTGATAGCTCGTTGATTAAGGTGCTGATTTTAACCAAAGACCAGCTAAGCCAAATTATTGCGCAAGCGCCAAAAGACTTTGGTATCGCCCCCGACAAATATCGCTACTACGTGTTTTTCTTGATGGGCGTTTCGGTCGATAGTGCCATGGAGGCTTTTGAATTGCGGGAGGATATCGACCAAATCTGGTCAGGTGGTCAAGCAATCTACACGCAGCAGCTGCTGGCCAAACTAACCCAAAGCCGCATTAACAAAATTGCCTCCACGCCGGTGTACCAATCGATGACTATTCGTGGCTGGAACACGGTGACCCGACTTCTGGAGCTATAA
- a CDS encoding serine hydrolase domain-containing protein, translating into MDKNSQFTAAIHKRLDKIASKLPEGAPLQVLLYSPKNALDSNYSNVGDDRPYHIASIGKMFTATVIGMLQDKKLLSIDDTINKYLTKDVLSGLFVFEGVNYQDQVTIRQLLGHTSGAADYFENSAKTGPSFQEIIMNNPDKKWTPTSLIDFTRQNQSAVGAPGTTFNYSDTGYLLLGLIIEKITQKTLDVVLEEFIFKPLKMDDSYLLFYGQPSNPVRDIAPMYINGMNVTGTNILTGDWAGGGIVSTVRDLVKFQQAFWQEKLVSKNYIQQMADAKSKFRAGMYYGLGMTEMRFEGFFFLLRGLPRPKGHTGVVGTHMYYDQEHDLHIIMNFGSTELMRKSVQTFIVIEQLAKKYLSN; encoded by the coding sequence ATGGATAAAAACTCACAGTTTACCGCGGCAATACACAAACGATTAGATAAAATAGCAAGTAAGCTGCCCGAAGGCGCGCCACTTCAGGTGCTACTCTATTCTCCAAAAAACGCTCTGGATAGTAATTATTCGAATGTCGGCGACGATCGACCTTACCATATTGCAAGTATCGGCAAAATGTTTACCGCAACTGTCATTGGTATGCTGCAGGACAAAAAACTGCTTAGCATCGACGACACGATCAATAAATATCTCACAAAAGATGTACTAAGCGGCCTATTCGTGTTTGAAGGGGTTAATTATCAGGACCAAGTTACCATCCGGCAGCTTCTTGGCCATACTTCTGGTGCCGCTGACTATTTTGAAAATAGTGCCAAAACTGGCCCTTCGTTCCAAGAGATTATAATGAATAATCCTGATAAAAAGTGGACACCAACGTCGCTAATCGATTTCACCCGCCAAAACCAATCGGCAGTTGGCGCGCCCGGAACCACCTTTAATTACTCTGACACGGGGTATCTCCTGCTGGGCCTCATTATTGAAAAAATAACGCAAAAAACGCTTGATGTGGTGCTGGAAGAATTTATCTTTAAGCCACTCAAAATGGATGACAGCTACTTATTATTCTACGGACAGCCTTCTAATCCGGTCCGCGACATCGCGCCCATGTATATTAACGGCATGAATGTCACTGGTACTAACATTTTAACCGGCGACTGGGCAGGTGGCGGTATCGTCTCTACCGTGCGCGATTTAGTAAAGTTTCAGCAAGCATTTTGGCAAGAAAAATTAGTCAGCAAAAACTACATCCAGCAGATGGCGGACGCTAAAAGCAAATTTCGCGCTGGTATGTATTATGGCCTCGGCATGACCGAGATGCGGTTCGAAGGTTTCTTCTTTTTGTTGCGCGGTCTTCCGCGGCCAAAAGGCCACACTGGAGTGGTTGGAACGCATATGTATTACGACCAGGAGCATGACCTGCATATTATAATGAATTTCGGTTCAACCGAACTGATGCGAAAAAGTGTGCAGACATTTATCGTGATTGAGCAGTTGGCTAAAAAATATTTGAGTAACTAA